A window of Sorex araneus isolate mSorAra2 chromosome 3, mSorAra2.pri, whole genome shotgun sequence genomic DNA:
TTTTTCTTATGGTGTGAGTTGTGTGTTTTCTGATGTGTGCGGTGTCAAGAAATTGTAGTCTGTGGTGAGTAGTGTGTACCTGAGATgcagtgaggggtgtgtgtgtgtgtgcgatgTGTGAGAAGAGTTTTGTGTAGTGTCAGTGTGTTTCTTTGATGTGAGGTGTATGAGTCTCTGATAtaaagtgtgtctgtgtctgcaacaTAGTCTGAAGTATGCGTGTCTGTGTCCtgaggcatatgtgtgtgtgatacaaGGGTGTGCGTGTTTCTTGTATGAACTGTTTGTGTGTCAGAATTAGTAACAGAAATGTCCCTCtggtgtgattgtgtgtatgcTGTGAGGCATGTGTGCTGATTTTTGTGCTGTGAGGCGTATGTGTGTCTTTGTTGTAAGggatatgtatgtgtctgtggtgtgagattgtgTGTCTCTTCGGTGTGTATATGGTGTGTTTATATAGTGTGAggtgcctgcgtgtgtgtgtgtgtctgagatagTATCAGGTGAGAGTTTGGGGTCTTCATCTGCTACTCCTTCATGGGGCATGAGACAAATATTCAAGAATCTTCATGAtatacttcttctttttctttttttactttttggcggCACACCCTGcgacgctcagggtttacttttggctctgcactcaggagtcactcctggtggtgctcgggggaccctatgggatgcctggaattgaacccagattggacgcatgcaggcaaatgccctcctggctgtactattgctctgcccccatgATTTACATTTATTATGAAGCCAAAAGAGGGACCAGGCATGTGGTCCAATGGGCCGAGGGAACACTGGGATCAACGTTTACCCAGCTGTACCCATCGCAATGAGGGATCGGGGTTCTCAGAGACTCCGTGTGGGAAACCAGGTCTTATGGCTGGTGGATCACCTGGAGTTTATGGAGTAGAAAACGGACAAGCAAGAAATGACTTTACTGAAACATCCGCTAGCAGCGTGTTTGCCAGCATCCCTGACTCTGGCGGCCCTCGAGCTCCAGGAGTTGAGATCAGCAGTGGGCACCAGGCGAGATGAGTCGGGGGCCAGTAGGGAATTGACTCTCAAGCCCTGCAGGCTGGGGACCCCAGTCTTgcctggaaccccaattcctgcgACTCCTCAATGCTCTGTGATTGGAGGGTCTCTGTCTGTTTCCTAGGGCCCCTCTGAGACCAGCTTGCACAGACGATGGCCCCCATCAGGACCAGCAGCAGGAGAACCTTTAGGAAGGCCGGGAGCAGGAAGTGGATGATGCTGAGCAGGGACCTGAGGGGCGACAGTGACAAGAAATGaggtccctccctggccccctatCTCAAGCCCCTGGGCCCCATCACCTGTATGAGGGCACCTGAGTGTCACCGAGGacagcccctgggcctcagtcACCTGGACCCTGCTCTGCTCAATGAACCCATCAGGGTGGGAGCACTGATGACCCTGAGCCCCAGAACCCTGTAGCTGGCCAGATGCTTCCCCCATGACCAGAGACCCTCatggagcctccagggctgaccTGGAAGAGGAAGCATGCCTCAGCTCACCTTTTCTGAGTGATTGGGAGGGGGAAACCTCAGAACAAGAACATGTGGGGAGGGGACCTGAGGGTTCTGAGGGGGCTCAGGGTCTCCTCCTGGGGTCACCATGTCCAGAGCCAGAACAGGAGGGGCCGGGCCTCTCTTTCTAGAAGCCTCAGagtggcagaggctgggggcacCAAGTCTGTCTCAGTGCCCGCTATGGGGAGTGGGAGGCAGAGGTATGGCCAAGGATGGAGGCCCGGGATCTGGACAGCGCCCCATGACTGCTGGTCACCAGGTCTGAGAGGACTAGGACACCCCAATCTCtatggagaggagggaggggagagaaaaagggaggggaggggagggcataggagtgaagaggagaggaggggagcagagaggaaagaggggagaaCTGAGCAGCTCAGACCATCTGAACTTCCTGTGGGTCCTCCAGGACTCAGTGCTGCCAATGGGTCCAGATGGAGAATCCTGGGCTCTGGCCCTGAAACAGGTGTAGTCCTTGGGGAGGACACGGCAGCGGGTAGGACAGGAGacatggggggtggagggttgttggcagggacagagcccagagTGGGGCTGGAAACGTGGTCTTCTGAGGAGCCCAGAGTGCCTCCCACCCCATCCATGCCTTCATTTCAGATTCAGGGTCGCTGGGACTGAGGGGGAAGTGTGAGACCCCAGAGGGGCCCCTCGAAGAGCCTGAGGCTCCAGAGTCAAGTCCTGGGGGTCCCCTTGGAGCAGTGGGCCCAGAGGAcatggcagagagcagagcatgcAGCTGGCTCACGTGGTGTTGGAGAGGGTTCTGGTCACACTCAGGGCGTCTGTGATCTCTTCTGTGGTGGCCGTTGTCGTGGGTGTGTCGGTAGTCACGGTGGTCGTGGTGGACATTGAGGTGGTGGTCAGAGCTGATGTCGGAGCTGGACATAGACCAGGTCACAGGTGTTTCTGGCTGCCCAGCCAGCCCCGAGCTGGGCAGAGAGCACTAAGtccagagagggcaggggagcacCCAGGGTGGGGAGTCCCCGTGCATCGCAGAGAAGTCCTTCCCTCAGAACAATGGCCAAATGGGTATGAGGCCAGGACTTAGGCCCTGGACATTCCCGTAAGAGTGACCAATGAGAACAGGAGAGGGACCTGGGGAGAAGCCAGAGCAGGGCCCGGGAGACTCGTGACATGGACACCTACCTGGGCTGATGGTCACTCTGATGGGGAACACCAGAGAAAATGTATCCGCCTGAATCCCACACAAGTATGTGCCTGTGTCATCATCCCTGAGCTGCTTCATGGTCAAGGTGAGCCTGTTCTGACTCTGGTCATCCCTGATGGTCACCTGGTCACTCCTCATCACCTGTTCTGCTTCAGTGGTTTCTAGACGGTTCCAACGGATGCTCTGGGGCACGTATCGGCACCAACACTTCCGGTGCCACTTATACTCGATGTTATAGTCACAGATCACGTCCAAGGAGCCTCCAGCTTGACCGACAAATTCTCTGGGTTCCCCGAGATCAGCTGAGCCTGGAGACAAATGCACGTGCATGAACCTGTCACCTCCCAGCATGGGCAGCGTCACCCTAGGGTATGGGGActcaccccatccctccccacccagggacACTTGCCTCCCCCGTTACTCCTTTTTGTCCTCCCCAGAACCCCAGGATCCCCTATAGGCCTCAGAACCTCAAGTCTGTAACCCTGAGCAGTGATGGCCCCAGCCCACAGCCCAGACCCGCTGCACACAGACGCCTCAGCCTGTCCCTTAGCAGCCCCACGGGACTGGGTTGGCAGGACCTGGGCCCTCGTCTCTGAAGGATGAAGGATGGAGGTGATGGGTGATGGGTGACAGATGACACTTTTGCTCCTGTGACAGGAGCTCCAGTGGCCACAGTCACACCTCCCTGTGGGTGGGTGGCGTCTCTTCCCAGTGGTCACGGTGGTCTTTTCTGGGTTGGTGATAAACCGTCTGCACAGACACTCTTGAAGCCCCCCTTGGCTCGGTGTCCACTGCCCCGTGTGCTGTGGAATCCTCCTCCCCCACGGTCATGGTTTCCCGGGAACTGCTTTGACCCTCAGGggaatcctctgtgtgtgtccctCGAGGTGTTCTGGCTCCCTCTGTCCATCTTGATGCTAATCAGTCCCTCGTCAGTGCGGGTGCCACGGGTGCAGAGGCGTCTCTTCcaaatccctttctctctctgagtcATCTGAAGATTCAGGGCCACGGAAAAGCTTCTTTCCTTTCCGGAACGATCTGCAGAAAGTGGGGTCCTGAGACACCCTATCGGCCATGGGACAGCGCTGGGGCCACCACCCAGGGGTGTGAGGACCCCACGGAGACaggcccctctcacagagcctatGTTCCCTGCAGAATATGGGACCTGCGGTTCCAGGTTATTGCACTGTGCTGGAGTGGCCGGAAGTTGGGCCTTTTGTGGGTCTAACCACTGAAACTTAAccagaaattttaagaaattttaagcaGCAGCAGAGATGTGAATGGGTCACTGCAGGCCACTCCTCTGGCAGGGAACTGGCCCAGCGCCAAGTATCCAAAACAACATGGTGCcacctgtataaaaataaaaagaaaaggcgcgggcgagggaagggacgcctcaccgcacggAGCCAGGCACAGGACCTAGgccagcagctgtctctcccgccacccgagttcggtagcctcctgCCACTtgccccaccccggggaggttgatggcgaagatgtggcaggcgaaggaaggaaaggagccaagatggttggtctcacttgcagtttattccagtcttccctctatacactctccgtcctctctacacctttatgcgcccccccaccttctctccgaacccccttttactgatcatggcccttccaaagggcgcaatacactgacatcaccaaaagcaccaaaagatcttacaggaagaacattgaggcaacataattctcttgtatctgcaggcctttAATCTatgcccccggaaagaagatacaaaaacaaaacggaagccttctttgggctgaaagcactcggatttacatcccaaagaccaggctgggctgtagcaagaaatctacatgtcaattacaaactagatggcacctgaaatttacattccaaagactaggctgggccagagcctggaatctacaaagtcaaatcaattctggctagcaccttagatctgggggtcaaagatcagctaggtttctttgacaaaaggtttctgtaacaaaactccagaaggcagctggaaaaggggaaatattccaacaccaccgaatcttcccaggtagactggtctgggctgagaacttgGGGGGCTTCTCGGAATGGGGGCATGAAGATTTCCCTTTTCTGTCTGAAGGTTGTTtttagattctggttattgtgaacaatgctgcagtgaacatacaggtgaagatgtcttttctactgtgcttttttgcacccctggaatatattcccagaagtggtattgctgagtcataatgaagttaaatttctagtttttaaaggaatgatgaacattctttaaaacatttaactGTTTTACACAAAGCCTGGatcagtccgcattcccaccaacaatgaaggactttctccctacatccatgccagcactggttgttcttgctctttttgatgtgtgccagtctctgtggagtgagatggtatctcctggttttgatttgcatctgccTAATgactagcgatgtagagcattttttcatgtacctttttgtgtaatcacaaaataagtgAGCACGGCCTCGGGCGGTCTCTCTTACCTGCCATGTGCGTTTGGTGGACATGTGCCACTTCCTCTCCTCGGCCTGCAGCCGCCTCCAAGAGATGCATGAAAGAGGGAACAtggccgccaggctggttggtgaacagctgctgtttatttcattctcccgacacgtctgttccagtctcactaagcgccCCATTCCAATCTCACACTGActctcattcccgtctcctcctgtcctccATGCAAGTCTCTCTGCACTCCTTTTACTGCTTGGAGGTTTACTGCCAATCTCCAAGCATTCcaggtagcaactacacccaggtgaGTAGAACAACCagcatatgaaagcccttcctttggagggaagacaaagatctcctgcagccaggattgctgctcaagggtgaaataccacctaggggtgttttttcttttcttagtccAACAAGCATCTTAGATTTAATTACTTCCAAATAATCTTTGTAGTCATTTTGTacggacacaataagagataataATAAGCTTGTAAGGTGGTTCTCCgagagacatctcactatagatcccagaataattgctcaggccagattagtctttcctaaccctatcagggtcctaatccagttgttattcTTTGctttatgacagaatttgtccatgaccgtgctcttaatttatagttaagtattatggagattaacctggcccatttcaataacagggtaacttacagcttgccctgggtccatccagtcccccaTCTGGACCCTactttggagtgctaggaactaagggcaactgaggcttaagttgagaaaacagatgcccaggagtgaatattattcggagtcaattaactctcaagttccaaaagtatagcattaactgtattcttgtgtctatacaaaaattattctgaagtaaactatgcaaaaggatataagggaaggagaaaagaaatatttcacttacaaatacaaaatcagagatttctgagaaatgtaagtttacaagtcacaggtagtgcttaggggaaaatggtgattaactggttgcTGAAGAGAGCGTAGAGAAGAGGCTAcagataaacacaggaatgggagtgcctcgggagcactgtgatgggtataacttaataaacctaaactccctgcattcagggagaaaggacaaaccaatattattctACACCTTTTgctcatttgtatttgttttttgaggaagcttctgttcatttcttctccccattttttgatagtgttaaaggattttttcttgtacaattctactagtgtcttgtatatcctggataataatcccttatcagatgtgtatcaGGTACatactctttcccattccatgggctctctctgtattttgttcactgtttcttttgaggtacagaagcttcttaatttaatgtagtcctgtttgtttatcctTGTTtgcacttgtttggtcagtggtgtttcatccttaaagatgcttctagcttcaatgtcatggagcgggggctggagcaatagcacagcgggtagggcatttgccttgcatgcggccgacccggattcaattcccagcatcctatatggtcccctgagcaccgccaggagtaactcctgaatgcaaagccaggaggtaacccctgtgcattgtcgggtgtaaCCCAAGTAAAagcaatgtcatggagggttctgcctacattttcctgcATGTACCTTAttgattcatgtctgatattgtggtatttaacccactttgatctgacttttgtgcctggcgttagacagaggtcagagttcatatatttgcaggtagctgttcagttttcccagcactacttgttgaagaggctttccttgtttcacttcacatttctttttcctttatcaaagattaagtgatcatatatatgaGAGTCTGTTGACAGAATATTCAGTTCTGTTTCATTGGattgcaggtctgtttctagtccagtACCacgatgttttaattactaatgctttGAAATACAGTTTGAAAATGGGGAAAgtaatgccacccatcttctttcccccaaggattgctttagctattcgtgggggcttattgttccatatgagtttcaggagttttttgtctatttctttgaagaatgtcatgggtatcctgatagggaccacattaaatctgtatagtgctttgtggagtattgccatttttataacatacattttattttaagttttaagaaattGAATGGGTCACTACGCATGGAGGGGCCACTCCGTCAGTGCTTGCACTCAGCAGTCAGACCCCGCTTTAGATCTGTCCCTGAGTGAGCTCAGCCTGTCATTCCCTTCCTCTGTCTTTGTCAAGGTTGGCATTAGAGCTTCTCATTTTGCAGTGTCCTGATGATGAACATAGGCCgggagagcagatgtccagagaATGGAGGAGTCGTTGTTTCCTTAGACCCTTCAGGATTATCCAGACCTCCTGGACAAGCTCTTTCTTGCTGTCGCTCAACAAGGAACCCCGGATCTcagtcaaggcaagtgctctgcactGAGCGACGTCACTGGCCTCATACCAATTCTTAACTGGGCCAAATTCCTTGAATTGGTCAATATTTACATTTTCCCCCATGACTATTAGTATTGAGGTGTTTTAGTTGTTGTTGATCCTGGGTCTATTC
This region includes:
- the LOC129403548 gene encoding CMRF35-like molecule 5 is translated as MHVHLSPGSADLGEPREFVGQAGGSLDVICDYNIEYKWHRKCWCRYVPQSIRWNRLETTEAEQVMRSDQVTIRDDQSQNRLTLTMKQLRDDDTGTYLCGIQADTFSLVFPIRVTISPAPTSALTTTSMSTTTTVTTDTPTTTATTEEITDALSVTRTLSNTTSLLSIIHFLLPAFLKVLLLLVLMGAIAQLLSGDPKKLLVKLEDP